In the Sporohalobacter salinus genome, one interval contains:
- the thrB gene encoding homoserine kinase, giving the protein MKLYRVKVPATTANLGPGFDILGMALNFYNIIEVKEIDNGLHIEIEGLGAEELSADKNNLVYQTMNYLFSKADYKPKGLKIKLINQVPISRGLGSSATIIVGGLVLANILAGTPFSDDQLLNFATEIEGHPDNVAPALLGGVVISVITEDEEIIYKKLEVPELKTVVGIPDFQLSTTEAREVLPAQVTFNDAIFNCSRIALLVSALISKDYELLATCFEDRLHQSYRQELVPGMNEVIKGAKDAGALAIALSGAGPSIVALTLENEVEVGETIVQIFARHGTEANYKITEPTSSGVLVEKF; this is encoded by the coding sequence ATGAAGTTGTATAGAGTAAAGGTTCCGGCTACTACTGCTAATTTAGGTCCAGGATTTGATATTTTAGGAATGGCCTTAAATTTCTATAATATAATCGAAGTTAAAGAAATTGATAATGGATTACATATAGAGATAGAAGGTTTAGGGGCTGAAGAATTATCGGCTGATAAAAATAATTTAGTCTATCAAACGATGAATTATCTTTTTTCCAAAGCCGATTATAAACCAAAGGGTTTAAAGATTAAATTAATTAATCAGGTTCCCATTTCTCGAGGGCTAGGTAGCAGTGCTACTATAATAGTCGGAGGTTTAGTTTTGGCTAATATTTTGGCTGGAACTCCTTTTTCGGATGATCAATTATTAAATTTTGCTACTGAAATTGAAGGTCATCCGGATAATGTGGCTCCAGCATTGTTAGGTGGCGTAGTTATTTCAGTAATAACAGAAGACGAAGAAATTATTTATAAGAAATTGGAAGTACCTGAATTAAAAACTGTAGTTGGTATTCCTGATTTTCAGCTATCAACTACTGAGGCTAGAGAAGTATTACCAGCCCAGGTTACCTTTAATGATGCTATATTCAATTGTAGCAGAATTGCTTTACTGGTATCGGCTTTAATAAGTAAGGATTATGAATTATTAGCTACTTGTTTTGAGGATAGACTTCATCAGTCTTATAGGCAAGAATTAGTTCCTGGAATGAATGAAGTTATAAAAGGAGCTAAAGATGCCGGAGCTTTAGCTATTGCTCTAAGTGGTGCTGGTCCTTCAATAGTTGCTCTGACTTTGGAAAATGAGGTTGAGGTGGGGGAGACAATAGTTCAGATTTTTGCTCGACATGGAACTGAAGCTAATTATAAAATTACTGAACCTACTTCATCAGGAGTGCTTGTTGAAAAGTTTTAA